One Zeugodacus cucurbitae isolate PBARC_wt_2022May chromosome 3, idZeuCucr1.2, whole genome shotgun sequence genomic region harbors:
- the Lrig3_0 gene encoding leucine-rich repeat-containing protein 4B isoform X2 has protein sequence MFAHIYVLFASLLLASVITGTISQCPWQRDILELQTSCICAYNLGQELSVQCDQVNFPELIGALNTYAKQKPIDLLYINNATINELPNNIFENLSVHNVQLSSCQISNIQDEAFHGQEAVLKNLNLQDNLLAEIPIKAIKSLSKLNLLDLSKNRITFVSNGSFSSLKKLSTLKLNDNNVTLDVAAFSGLDECLKNLNLKGTRQRRIPESIRGLKSLAFLDLSLNGIKELPGAGGIRTFDGLNSLTALNLERNFIQSLGETSFAGIRKTLSSLSLLNNLLPEFPIGAIHALKELRVLDIGFNLLTSLPEGAFRGNPGITLLALDGNPLSTVPATAFAHLNSTLRGLSLGGRFLHCDCKLRWVAEWIRNGDLQVTSRERNPQFCGSPTHFRDRGFYSIQPEELICADLENTTSILKDIGADSALIALANTTSKPIAQTTTVTPNGELHHLESFAINTSNTTSTLQASTKTTPMTTTPRSTIDPVITTTSTVQPMVASPTLSTNPLIYNSVNNTNTVKPSASSIGIKAIGSIATKNSASNPSNNNKQSGTWRLNSSTAASVITNGKTQKQQRPPLVLGFPPQRDTRFDDNNEVQVKNAFRQDNSVIIQWDSDTANILGFRVVYRLFGEKTFKQGPPLEASEREFKIKNVPAQECIIVCVISLEELHVTPETVPYQQCREVRTVASQTSNMDKITIAASAAICGTIIVAVVVFIAASRRSRKLQNTQQKSPLPIGGLPVNCCGPAGSPGPLGSIAALSAFNNHKEWDQVSAYSGRSIPRPRIYSVDNQEDMRSHFSVIPGKVGKARYSQTGSTHTINNYCDTSDNWTDHDMDIYMARNPTTRNGLVPL, from the exons ATGTtcgcacatatatatgtattatttgcaTCGCTGTTACTTGCTTCCGTAATTACGGGAACGATATCCCAATGCCCCTGGCAAAGAGATATACTTGAACTACAGACATCTTGCATATGCGCATATAATTTAGGACAAGAACTATCTGTTCAATGTGATCAG gtGAACTTTCCTGAACTCATTGGTGCTTTAAATACATATGCCAAACAAAAACCGATTGATCTACTTTATATCAATAACGCAACAATTAATGAATTGCCAAAcaacatcttcgaaaatctcAGTGTGCATAATGTGCAATTGTCCAGTTGCCAAATAAGTAACATTCAAGATGAGGCTTTCCACGGTCAAGAAGCAGTGCTGAAAAATCTTAATTTGCAGGACAATTTGCTGGCAGAAATACCAATTAAAGCTATCAAGTCCTTAAGCAAACTAAACTTACTTGATTTGTCAAAGAATCGCATTACTTTTGTATCTAATGGATCTTTCTCAAGCCTAAAAAAATTATCCACTCTGAAATTGAATGATAATAACGTTACATTAGACGTTGCAGCCTTCAGTGGGCTAGACGAATGCCTTAAAAATCTGAATCTCAAAGGCACAAGGCAACGTCGTATTCCCGAAAGTATACGGGGACTGAAAAGTCTAGCATTCCTAGATCTTTCATTGAATGGTATCAAGGAATTACCAGGCGCTGGAGGGATACGTACGTTCGATGGACTCAATTCATTAACTGCGTTGAACTTAGAACGCAATTTTATACAAAGTTTGGGAGAGACATCATTTGCTGGCATTCGCAAGACGCTGAGTTCCCtcagtttattaaataatttgctgCCTGAATTTCCCATTGGAGCTATACACGCACTGAAAGAGTTGCGTGTTCTAGACATAGGCTTCAATTTACTAACATCATTGCCTGAAGGTGCTTTCCGTGGCAATCCCGGTATTACATTACTGGCGTTGGATGGCAATCCTTTATCTACAGTACCCGCAACAGCTTTCGCACATTTAAATTCAACACTTCGTGGTCTATCACTGGGTGGCCGATTTCTGCACTGTGATTGTAAATTACGTTGGGTTGCTGAATGGATTCGCAATGGCGACTTGCAAGTCACATCACGTGAACGTAACCCACAATTTTGTGGTTCGCCAACTCATTTTCGAGATAGAGGGTTTTACTCTATACAACCAGAAGAATTAATCTGCGCTGACCTAGAGAATACAACTAGTATTCTTAAAGATATAGGAGCAGACTCAGCACTTATAGCGCTAGCCAACACTACATCCAAACCTATTGCGCAAACAACTACAGTCACACCTAATGGGGAACTTCACCACCTAGAATCATTTGCAATAAATACTTCTAATACCACGAGCACTTTACAAgcttctacaaaaacaactccTATGACAACCACGCCACGTTCCACAATAGACCCA GTAATCACAACAACTTCAACGGTACAGCCGATGGTAGCATCCCCCACATTGTCAACTAACCCACTAATCTATAATAGCgtaaacaatacaaatacagTAAAGCCTTCCGCGTCGAGCATAGGTATCAAGGCAATAGGATCCATTGCGACAAAGAACAGTGCCAGCAATCCGtccaataacaacaagcaatcAGGCACATGGCGGCTGAATAGCTCCACAGCTGCGTCGGTGATAACAAATGGCAAAACGCAAAAGCAGCAACGTCCACCATTAGTACTAGGGTTCCCTCCACAAAGAGACACACGCTTCGACGACAATAATGAAGTGCAAGTAAAGAACGCCTTCCGCCAAGATAACTCTGTCATTATCCAATGGGATTCAGATACGGCTAACATTCTGGGTTTCCGTGTGGTATACCGCCTGTTCGGCGAAAAGACATTCAAGCAGGGACCACCGCTAGAAGCCAGTGAGCGGgagttcaaaataaaaaatgtaccaGCACAAGAATGTATTATTGTTTGTGTAATTTCATTGGAGGAATTACATGTGACTCCCGAAACGGTGCCTTACCAGCAATGCCGTGAAGTACGCACAGTTGCTTCACAGACTTCTAACATGGACAAGATAACAATTGCCGCAAGCGCAGCAATATGTGGTACAATTATTGTAGCAGTAGTTGTATTTATAGCCGCAAGCAG acGTTCACGTAAACTACAGAATACGCAGCAGAAGAGCCCTCTGCCAATCGGAGGATTGCCAGTAAACTGTTGTGGACCAGCAGGATCGCCAGGACCTCTGGGCTCCATTGCCGCTTTATCAGCATTCAATAATCATAAG GAATGGGACCAAGTTTCTGCATACAGCGGTCGATCTATTCCGCGACCACGAATTTATTCCGTGGATAATCAAGAGGATATGCGAAGTCATTTTTCTGTTATTCCAGGGAAGGTGGGCAAAGCGAG aTATTCTCAGACGGGTTCAACGCACACAATAAACAACTACTGTGATACATCTGATAATTGGACTGATCACGATATGGACATTTATATGGCAAGGAACCCAACAACTCGCAATGGACTGGTACCATTATGA
- the Lrig3_0 gene encoding uncharacterized protein Lrig3_0 isoform X1, which translates to MFAHIYVLFASLLLASVITGTISQCPWQRDILELQTSCICAYNLGQELSVQCDQVNFPELIGALNTYAKQKPIDLLYINNATINELPNNIFENLSVHNVQLSSCQISNIQDEAFHGQEAVLKNLNLQDNLLAEIPIKAIKSLSKLNLLDLSKNRITFVSNGSFSSLKKLSTLKLNDNNVTLDVAAFSGLDECLKNLNLKGTRQRRIPESIRGLKSLAFLDLSLNGIKELPGAGGIRTFDGLNSLTALNLERNFIQSLGETSFAGIRKTLSSLSLLNNLLPEFPIGAIHALKELRVLDIGFNLLTSLPEGAFRGNPGITLLALDGNPLSTVPATAFAHLNSTLRGLSLGGRFLHCDCKLRWVAEWIRNGDLQVTSRERNPQFCGSPTHFRDRGFYSIQPEELICADLENTTSILKDIGADSALIALANTTSKPIAQTTTVTPNGELHHLESFAINTSNTTSTLQASTKTTPMTTTPRSTIDPVITTTSTVQPMVASPTLSTNPLIYNSVNNTNTVKPSASSIGIKAIGSIATKNSASNPSNNNKQSGTWRLNSSTAASVITNGKTQKQQRPPLVLGFPPQRDTRFDDNNEVQVKNAFRQDNSVIIQWDSDTANILGFRVVYRLFGEKTFKQGPPLEASEREFKIKNVPAQECIIVCVISLEELHVTPETVPYQQCREVRTVASQTSNMDKITIAASAAICGTIIVAVVVFIAASRRSRKLQNTQQKSPLPIGGLPVNCCGPAGSPGPLGSIAALSAFNNHKEWDQVSAYSGRSIPRPRIYSVDNQEDMRSHFSVIPGKVGKARSIADGQSHHSFSNNSHRGYLGAAFPTNLINSRPELRQSRQSLAAASERMSRASYAGSAHGPTSITSSTRRSRPRSRSREQLNAIHIHNHRPGSRYSQTGSTHTINNYCDTSDNWTDHDMDIYMARNPTTRNGLVPL; encoded by the exons ATGTtcgcacatatatatgtattatttgcaTCGCTGTTACTTGCTTCCGTAATTACGGGAACGATATCCCAATGCCCCTGGCAAAGAGATATACTTGAACTACAGACATCTTGCATATGCGCATATAATTTAGGACAAGAACTATCTGTTCAATGTGATCAG gtGAACTTTCCTGAACTCATTGGTGCTTTAAATACATATGCCAAACAAAAACCGATTGATCTACTTTATATCAATAACGCAACAATTAATGAATTGCCAAAcaacatcttcgaaaatctcAGTGTGCATAATGTGCAATTGTCCAGTTGCCAAATAAGTAACATTCAAGATGAGGCTTTCCACGGTCAAGAAGCAGTGCTGAAAAATCTTAATTTGCAGGACAATTTGCTGGCAGAAATACCAATTAAAGCTATCAAGTCCTTAAGCAAACTAAACTTACTTGATTTGTCAAAGAATCGCATTACTTTTGTATCTAATGGATCTTTCTCAAGCCTAAAAAAATTATCCACTCTGAAATTGAATGATAATAACGTTACATTAGACGTTGCAGCCTTCAGTGGGCTAGACGAATGCCTTAAAAATCTGAATCTCAAAGGCACAAGGCAACGTCGTATTCCCGAAAGTATACGGGGACTGAAAAGTCTAGCATTCCTAGATCTTTCATTGAATGGTATCAAGGAATTACCAGGCGCTGGAGGGATACGTACGTTCGATGGACTCAATTCATTAACTGCGTTGAACTTAGAACGCAATTTTATACAAAGTTTGGGAGAGACATCATTTGCTGGCATTCGCAAGACGCTGAGTTCCCtcagtttattaaataatttgctgCCTGAATTTCCCATTGGAGCTATACACGCACTGAAAGAGTTGCGTGTTCTAGACATAGGCTTCAATTTACTAACATCATTGCCTGAAGGTGCTTTCCGTGGCAATCCCGGTATTACATTACTGGCGTTGGATGGCAATCCTTTATCTACAGTACCCGCAACAGCTTTCGCACATTTAAATTCAACACTTCGTGGTCTATCACTGGGTGGCCGATTTCTGCACTGTGATTGTAAATTACGTTGGGTTGCTGAATGGATTCGCAATGGCGACTTGCAAGTCACATCACGTGAACGTAACCCACAATTTTGTGGTTCGCCAACTCATTTTCGAGATAGAGGGTTTTACTCTATACAACCAGAAGAATTAATCTGCGCTGACCTAGAGAATACAACTAGTATTCTTAAAGATATAGGAGCAGACTCAGCACTTATAGCGCTAGCCAACACTACATCCAAACCTATTGCGCAAACAACTACAGTCACACCTAATGGGGAACTTCACCACCTAGAATCATTTGCAATAAATACTTCTAATACCACGAGCACTTTACAAgcttctacaaaaacaactccTATGACAACCACGCCACGTTCCACAATAGACCCA GTAATCACAACAACTTCAACGGTACAGCCGATGGTAGCATCCCCCACATTGTCAACTAACCCACTAATCTATAATAGCgtaaacaatacaaatacagTAAAGCCTTCCGCGTCGAGCATAGGTATCAAGGCAATAGGATCCATTGCGACAAAGAACAGTGCCAGCAATCCGtccaataacaacaagcaatcAGGCACATGGCGGCTGAATAGCTCCACAGCTGCGTCGGTGATAACAAATGGCAAAACGCAAAAGCAGCAACGTCCACCATTAGTACTAGGGTTCCCTCCACAAAGAGACACACGCTTCGACGACAATAATGAAGTGCAAGTAAAGAACGCCTTCCGCCAAGATAACTCTGTCATTATCCAATGGGATTCAGATACGGCTAACATTCTGGGTTTCCGTGTGGTATACCGCCTGTTCGGCGAAAAGACATTCAAGCAGGGACCACCGCTAGAAGCCAGTGAGCGGgagttcaaaataaaaaatgtaccaGCACAAGAATGTATTATTGTTTGTGTAATTTCATTGGAGGAATTACATGTGACTCCCGAAACGGTGCCTTACCAGCAATGCCGTGAAGTACGCACAGTTGCTTCACAGACTTCTAACATGGACAAGATAACAATTGCCGCAAGCGCAGCAATATGTGGTACAATTATTGTAGCAGTAGTTGTATTTATAGCCGCAAGCAG acGTTCACGTAAACTACAGAATACGCAGCAGAAGAGCCCTCTGCCAATCGGAGGATTGCCAGTAAACTGTTGTGGACCAGCAGGATCGCCAGGACCTCTGGGCTCCATTGCCGCTTTATCAGCATTCAATAATCATAAG GAATGGGACCAAGTTTCTGCATACAGCGGTCGATCTATTCCGCGACCACGAATTTATTCCGTGGATAATCAAGAGGATATGCGAAGTCATTTTTCTGTTATTCCAGGGAAGGTGGGCAAAGCGAG ATCAATAGCTGATGGTCAATCCCACCAcagtttttcaaataattcacaTCGTGGCTACTTAGGCGCTGCATTTCCGACTAATTTGATTAACTCTCGACCAGAACTTCGACAATCCAGACAGTCTTTAGCAGCCGCATCGGAACGCATGTCGCGCGCTTCATATGCTGGTTCCGCGCATGGTCCAACCAGCATTACATCGAGTACGCGGCGCTCACGTCCACGGTCTAGATCACGCGAACAACTTAatgcaatacatatacataatcaTAGACCTGGTAGTCG aTATTCTCAGACGGGTTCAACGCACACAATAAACAACTACTGTGATACATCTGATAATTGGACTGATCACGATATGGACATTTATATGGCAAGGAACCCAACAACTCGCAATGGACTGGTACCATTATGA